One window of the Manihot esculenta cultivar AM560-2 chromosome 14, M.esculenta_v8, whole genome shotgun sequence genome contains the following:
- the LOC110599875 gene encoding rhamnogalacturonan I rhamnosyltransferase 1: MCRIERSDRKSGEIGERREREKEMGTSKGVEKVKSISRSKMKMWMIRATTSVLLWTCVVQLTTIGEMWGPRVLKGWPSCFSHESAAALEEKVLTVPARVLPPKRVYKNNGYLMVSCNGGLNQMRAAICDMVAIARYLNVTLIVPELDKTSFWADPSEFQDIFDVEHFIASLRDEVRILKELPPRLKRRMELGMTRTMAPVSWSDISYYHNQILPLIQKYKVLHLNRTDARLANNHQPLEIQKLRCRVNFSALRFTSQIEELGKRVIKLLRQNGPFLVLHLRYEMDMLAFSGCTQGCNNEEVEELTRMRYAYPWWKEKIINSDLKRKDGLCPLTPEETALTLRALDIDPNIQIYIAAGEIYGGERRMTSLAAAYPKLVRKETLLEPSDLRFFENHSSQMAALDYLVSLESDVFVPTYDGNMAKVVEGHRRFLGFKKTILLDRRLLVDLIDRYNNGSLSWDEFSFAVKESHANRMGNPVKRLVIPERPKEEDYFYSNPEECLSSSEDPLDPLSST; the protein is encoded by the exons ATGTGCAGGATAGAAAGGAGCGATAGGAAGAGTGGTGAAATTGgggagagaagagaaagagaaaaggaaatGGGAACGAGTAAAGGAGTGGAGAAGGTGAAGAGTATATCGAGGTCCAAAATGAAGATGTGGATGATACGCGCCACCACTTCGGTGTTGTTGTGGACATGTGTCGTTCAATTGACGACGATCGGTGAGATGTGGGGGCCTAGGGTTTTGAAAGGATGGCCCTCTTGTTTCTCGCACGAATCAGCTGCCGCCCTGGAGGAGAAGGTTCTCACTGTGCCTGCTCGAGTGCTGCCACCGAAGA GGGTTTACAAGAATAATGGCTACCTCATGGTTTCATGCAATGGAGGTCTGAATCAAATGAGAGCAGCG ATTTGCGATATGGTTGCTATTGCAAGATATCTGAATGTAACGCTTATAGTTCCAGAGCTTGATAAAACTTCCTTTTGGGCTGATCCAAG TGAGTTTCAAGATATATTTGATGTAGAACATTTCATTGCATCATTGAGAGATGAGGTCCGTATATTGAAAGAATTGCCTCCTAGGCTGAAGAGAAGAATGGAGCTAGGGATGACTCGTACAATGGCTCCAGTTAGTTGGTCTGATATATCTTATTATCATAACCAG ATTCTTCCTTTGATACAGAAGTACAAAGTTTTACATCTTAATAGGACCGATGCTCGACTTGCCAATAATCATCAACCTCTGGAGATTCAGAAGTTGCGCTGTCGTGTAAATTTTAGTGCTTTGAGATTTACTTCTCAGATTGAGGAGTTGGGTAAAAGAGTTATAAAGCTTCTTAGGCAAAATGGTCCATTTCTAGTGCTTCACCTTAGATATGAGATGGACATGTTAGCCTTTTCTGGTTGTACTCAAGGTTGCAACAATGAGGAGGTAGAAGAATTGACAAGAATGAG GTATGCTTATCCTTGGTggaaagagaaaataataaattctgaCTTGAAAAGGAAAGATGGGCTGTGCCCTTTGACCCCAGAGGAAACAGCCCTTACATTAAGGGCATTGGATATCGATCCAAATATACAGATCTATATTGCAGCGGGCGAGATATATGGTGGAGAAAGGAGAATGACCAGTCTTGCAGCTGCTTACCCCAAACTG GTCAGAAAGGAAACGCTGTTGGAACCTTCAGACCTTAGGTTTTTTGAGAATCACTCATCTCAGATGGCAGCACTAGATTATCTTGTCTCATTGGAGAGTGATGTCTTTGTCCCCACATACGATGGAAACATGGCCAAAGTTGTTGAAGGCCATAGGCG ATTCCTGGGGTTCAAGAAGACAATTTTACTGGACAGGAGGCTTTTGGTTGATCTGATAGATAGGTACAATAATGGATCACTGAGTTGGGATGAGTTCTCTTTTGCTGTAAAAGAATCACATGCAAATCGGATGGGGAACCCAGTGAAGAGGTTGGTGATTCCGGAGAGGCCAAAAGAGGAGGATTACTTCTATTCCAACCCAGAAGAGTGTTTATCGTCTTCAGAGGATCCTTTGGATCCTTTGAGTAGCACGTGA
- the LOC110600148 gene encoding transcription factor BIM1 isoform X2 — protein MELPQQQRLFETEGRKPAHDFLSLCSHSIVQQDPKPHSQGYLKTQDFLRPLERIGKVTAKEETTVDISLLEKPLPPAPPPSVGHILPGGIGTFSISHVSNCFNQRISKPESSAIFTVARASSTEKNEEDSNCSSYTGSGFTPWEESALKKGKTRKEKEEERSNTVRETAAKAKAGHWTSSDRPSPSSTNTHRNSFSSLSSSKPSGKKGQSFLEMIKSAKDSADDDNLDDEEKFVLKKETPSPIHKGELRVKVDEKSTDHKTNTPRSKHSATEQRRRSKINDRFQKLRELIPHGDQKRDKASFLLEVIEYIQFLQEKVQKYEGSYQGWNDEPAKLVPWRNGNRPSESCVDQPRGMNSGAGPALLFAAKFDEKNINIVPTIPGNTRNPVESDMNSTSAFELLDQHPGITNKAMSFPMPLQPNFFNSSRTGGAVAQVPPRLISDAENRTSQSQPQNQTHHTRSFTNNGAVAIDKLKEKELSIEGGTINISSAYSQGLLNTLTQALQSCGVDLSQASISVQIELGKRPNKRPITPTSIFKDNEIPSNNQGTIWPRVSSGEESHQALKKLKTRKS, from the exons ATGGAGCTTCCTCAACAACAGCGCCTCTTTGAAACCGAAG GAAGGAAACCAGCACACGACTTTCTCTCACTTTGCAGTCATTCAATTGTCCAACAAGATCCAAAGCCACATTCTCAAG GTTACCTCAAGACTCAGGATTTTCTACGACCATTGGAACGGATAGGGAAGGTCACTGCTAAGGAAGAAACCACAGTTGATATTTCATTGCTTGAAAAGCCATTGCCTCCAGCACCGCCACCCTCTGTGGGGCATATCCTCCCTGGTGGGATTGGGACTTTCAGTATTAGCCATGTTTCTAATTGTTTTAACCAAAGAATCTCAAAGCCAGAAAGTAGCGCAATATTTACTGTAGCTCGAGCAAGTAGTACAGAAAAAAATGAGGAGGATTCCAATTGCAGTTCTTATACCGGGAGTGGATTCACCCCGTGGGAAGAATCTGCATTGAAGAAGGGAAAGACAaggaaggagaaagaggaagaaaGATCCAACACCGTAAGAG AGACGGCAGCGAAGGCGAAGGCGGGGCATTGGACGTCATCAGACAGGCCATCACCGTCGTCAACAAACACCCATCGGAATAGTTTCAGCTCTCTTTCGTCCTCTAA GCCATCAGGGAAGAAGGGACAGAGCTTCCTAGAAATGATAAAATCAGCCAAAGATAGTGCCGATGATGATAATTTAGATGACGAGGAGAAGTTCGTCCTTAAGAAAGAAACCCCTTCACCTATCCATAAAG gggAATTAAGGGTAAAAGTGGATGAAAAGAGCACCGACCATAAAACTAACACGCCACGATCGAAACATTCCGCCACTGAGCAACGGAGGAGgagcaaaataaatgacag ATTTCAGAAGTTGAGAGAACTCATACCTCATGGCGACCAAAAGAGAGACAAAGCATCCTTCCTTTTAGAG GTTATCGAGTACATTCAGTTTCTACAGGAGAAAGTACAAAAGTATGAAGGGTCATACCAAGGATGGAACGATGAACCTGCAAAATTGGTGCCGTGG AGAAATGGTAACAGGCCTTCAGAAAGTTGTGTCGATCAACCTCGGGGAATGAATAGTGGTGCTGGTCCTGCGTTACTGTTCGCTGCAAAGTTCGACGAGAAAAACATCAATATTGTTCCAACCATTCCAGGAAATACACGGAACCCAGTAGAGTCCGATATGAACTCGACTTCTGCCTTTGAACTGCTGGATCAACATCCTGGAATAACAAATAAAGCAATGTCTTTTCCTATGCCACTGCAGCCAAACTTCTTCAATTCTAGTAGAACTGGTGGTGCAGTGGCTCAAGTTCCACCTAGGCTGATATCAGATGCGGAGAACAGGACAAGTCAATCTCAACCGCAAAACCAGACACATCATACCAGATCATTTACCAAtaatggagctgttgccattgaTAAGCTGAAAGAAAAGGAGCTGAGCATTGAAGGGGGTACAATTAACATCTCAAGTGCATACTCTCAAGG GTTGCTAAATACTCTGACACAGGCACTGCAGAGTTGTGGAGTAGATTTGTCACAGGCCAGCATCTCAGTGCAAATTGAGCTGGGAAAGCGACCAAATAAAAGACCAATTACTCCAACATCTATCTTTAAG GATAATGAAATTCCCTCTAACAACCAAGGCACAATATGGCCAAGAGTCTCAAGCGGAGAGGAATCCCATCAAGCCCTAAAGAAGCTCAAGACACGTAAAAGTTAG
- the LOC110600148 gene encoding transcription factor BIM1 isoform X1, whose protein sequence is MELPQQQRLFETEGRKPAHDFLSLCSHSIVQQDPKPHSQGYLKTQDFLRPLERIGKVTAKEETTVDISLLEKPLPPAPPPSVGHILPGGIGTFSISHVSNCFNQRISKPESSAIFTVARASSTEKNEEDSNCSSYTGSGFTPWEESALKKGKTRKEKEEERSNTVRETAAKAKAGHWTSSDRPSPSSTNTHRNSFSSLSSSKSVYVSFTFCFLFMHSRPSFSIKQLMITDVWLINRPSGKKGQSFLEMIKSAKDSADDDNLDDEEKFVLKKETPSPIHKGELRVKVDEKSTDHKTNTPRSKHSATEQRRRSKINDRFQKLRELIPHGDQKRDKASFLLEVIEYIQFLQEKVQKYEGSYQGWNDEPAKLVPWRNGNRPSESCVDQPRGMNSGAGPALLFAAKFDEKNINIVPTIPGNTRNPVESDMNSTSAFELLDQHPGITNKAMSFPMPLQPNFFNSSRTGGAVAQVPPRLISDAENRTSQSQPQNQTHHTRSFTNNGAVAIDKLKEKELSIEGGTINISSAYSQGLLNTLTQALQSCGVDLSQASISVQIELGKRPNKRPITPTSIFKDNEIPSNNQGTIWPRVSSGEESHQALKKLKTRKS, encoded by the exons ATGGAGCTTCCTCAACAACAGCGCCTCTTTGAAACCGAAG GAAGGAAACCAGCACACGACTTTCTCTCACTTTGCAGTCATTCAATTGTCCAACAAGATCCAAAGCCACATTCTCAAG GTTACCTCAAGACTCAGGATTTTCTACGACCATTGGAACGGATAGGGAAGGTCACTGCTAAGGAAGAAACCACAGTTGATATTTCATTGCTTGAAAAGCCATTGCCTCCAGCACCGCCACCCTCTGTGGGGCATATCCTCCCTGGTGGGATTGGGACTTTCAGTATTAGCCATGTTTCTAATTGTTTTAACCAAAGAATCTCAAAGCCAGAAAGTAGCGCAATATTTACTGTAGCTCGAGCAAGTAGTACAGAAAAAAATGAGGAGGATTCCAATTGCAGTTCTTATACCGGGAGTGGATTCACCCCGTGGGAAGAATCTGCATTGAAGAAGGGAAAGACAaggaaggagaaagaggaagaaaGATCCAACACCGTAAGAG AGACGGCAGCGAAGGCGAAGGCGGGGCATTGGACGTCATCAGACAGGCCATCACCGTCGTCAACAAACACCCATCGGAATAGTTTCAGCTCTCTTTCGTCCTCTAAGTCTGTCTATGTTTCCTTCACTTTTTGTTTTCTCTTCATGCACTCCCGTCCTAGTTTTTCAATTAAACAGCTGATGATCACGGATGTATGGCTAATTAACAGGCCATCAGGGAAGAAGGGACAGAGCTTCCTAGAAATGATAAAATCAGCCAAAGATAGTGCCGATGATGATAATTTAGATGACGAGGAGAAGTTCGTCCTTAAGAAAGAAACCCCTTCACCTATCCATAAAG gggAATTAAGGGTAAAAGTGGATGAAAAGAGCACCGACCATAAAACTAACACGCCACGATCGAAACATTCCGCCACTGAGCAACGGAGGAGgagcaaaataaatgacag ATTTCAGAAGTTGAGAGAACTCATACCTCATGGCGACCAAAAGAGAGACAAAGCATCCTTCCTTTTAGAG GTTATCGAGTACATTCAGTTTCTACAGGAGAAAGTACAAAAGTATGAAGGGTCATACCAAGGATGGAACGATGAACCTGCAAAATTGGTGCCGTGG AGAAATGGTAACAGGCCTTCAGAAAGTTGTGTCGATCAACCTCGGGGAATGAATAGTGGTGCTGGTCCTGCGTTACTGTTCGCTGCAAAGTTCGACGAGAAAAACATCAATATTGTTCCAACCATTCCAGGAAATACACGGAACCCAGTAGAGTCCGATATGAACTCGACTTCTGCCTTTGAACTGCTGGATCAACATCCTGGAATAACAAATAAAGCAATGTCTTTTCCTATGCCACTGCAGCCAAACTTCTTCAATTCTAGTAGAACTGGTGGTGCAGTGGCTCAAGTTCCACCTAGGCTGATATCAGATGCGGAGAACAGGACAAGTCAATCTCAACCGCAAAACCAGACACATCATACCAGATCATTTACCAAtaatggagctgttgccattgaTAAGCTGAAAGAAAAGGAGCTGAGCATTGAAGGGGGTACAATTAACATCTCAAGTGCATACTCTCAAGG GTTGCTAAATACTCTGACACAGGCACTGCAGAGTTGTGGAGTAGATTTGTCACAGGCCAGCATCTCAGTGCAAATTGAGCTGGGAAAGCGACCAAATAAAAGACCAATTACTCCAACATCTATCTTTAAG GATAATGAAATTCCCTCTAACAACCAAGGCACAATATGGCCAAGAGTCTCAAGCGGAGAGGAATCCCATCAAGCCCTAAAGAAGCTCAAGACACGTAAAAGTTAG
- the LOC110600156 gene encoding UDP-glycosyltransferase 89B2: MAILATETHILVFPFPAQGHMIPLLDLAHKLAIHGLTITILITPNNLPLLNPLLSLHPSIKTLVLRFPSHPSIPSGVENVKDMPSGPVHTISMMCALAELYDPLLCWFKTHPSPPVAIISDMFLGWTNHLASQLNIRRIVFSPSGAMALSVIYSLWLDMPKRNQNELVSFSRIPNCPQCPWLQISTLYRTYLEGGTDSEFIKDSLCANQASWGLVVNSFTELEGVYLDHLKKDFDHRDNVWAVGPLLPPPGSIERGGPSSVPVHVVLTWLDRCEDHKVVYVCFGSQTTLTNDQMKELASSLESSKVNFIWCVREEAVKGHSKIPSGFEDRVAGRGLIIRGWAPQVLILNHRAVGAFLTHCGWNSVLEGLVAGVPMLAWPMWADQFMNARLLVDELKLGVRVCEGATTVPNSVELARVIKESVNENRVNRERAQKLSSVAVDAIKDGGGSSVKDLEMLVQSLINLKLQPNNLRNSM; this comes from the coding sequence ATGGCAATTCTAGCCACTGAAACTCACATCTTGGTCTTCCCGTTCCCAGCACAAGGACACATGATCCCTCTCCTTGATCTAGCCCACAAGTTAGCCATCCATGGTCTAACCATAACCATTTTGATCACCCCCAATAACCTCCCTCTCTTGAACCCTCTCCTCTCTCTCCACCCTTCCATCAAAACTCTAGTCCTTCGTTTTCCTTCCCACCCATCAATCCCATCTGGAGTAGAAAACGTCAAGGACATGCCTTCAGGTCCTGTCCATACCATTTCCATGATGTGTGCCCTTGCTGAGCTTTACGATCCTTTGCTATGCTGGTTCAAGACCCACCCTTCACCCCCAGTCGCCATAATATCTGATATGTTTCTTGGCTGGACCAACCATTTAGCCAGCCAGCTCAACATTCGCAGGATTGTGTTCTCTCCTTCAGGTGCCATGGCTTTGTCTGTCATTTATTCCCTCTGGCTCGACATGCCTAAGAGAAATCAAAATGAACTGGTTTCTTTTTCTAGGATTCCAAACTGTCCACAATGTCCTTGGCTTCAGATTTCCACTCTTTATCGCACCTACCTTGAAGGAGGCACAGATTCAGAGTTCATCAAAGATTCCCTTTGTGCTAATCAAGCGAGTTGGGGTCTTGTTGTGAACTCGTTCACTGAGTTGGAAGGTGTTTATTTGGATCATTTGAAGAAGGATTTTGATCATCGTGATAATGTGTGGGCAGTGGGACCTTTGCTCCCTCCTCCTGGGTCCATAGAAAGAGGTGGGCCCAGCTCTGTTCCTGTGCACGTTGTACTGACGTGGCTTGACAGGTGTGAAGATCATAAGGTggtttatgtgtgttttgggAGTCAAACTACATTGACCAATGATCAAATGAAAGAGCTTGCTTCGAGTTTGGAGAGCAGCAAGGTTAATTTCATATGGTGCGTCAGGGAAGAAGCCGTGAAAGGACACAGCAAAATCCCATCTGGGTTCGAAGATCGCGTGGCTGGGAGAGGACTCATAATAAGAGGGTGGGCTCCACAGGTATTGATTCTAAACCACCGAGCTGTGGGTGCGTTCTTGACTCACTGTGGTTGGAACTCGGTCCTTGAAGGGCTAGTCGCCGGCGTTCCAATGCTTGCATGGCCTATGTGGGCTGACCAATTTATGAATGCTCGTCTGTTGGTGGATGAGTTGAAATTGGGTGTAAGGGTGTGTGAAGGAGCAACAACCGTGCCAAACTCGGTAGAGTTGGCACGTGTTATAAAGGAATCAGTGAACGAAAACCGAGTTAACAGAGAGAGAGCCCAAAAGTTGAGCAGTGTGGCAGTGGATGCTATTAAAGATGGTGGTGGGAGTTCTGTGAAGGATTTGGAAATGTTGGTGCAGAGTCTGATTAATTTGAAACTGCAGCCGAATAATTTACGAAACTCAATGTAG
- the LOC110600155 gene encoding flavonol 3-O-glucosyltransferase UGT89B1 — MSTSSTTCLGAHILVYPYLSSGHIIPLLDLTNCLLNRGLIITVLVTANNLPLLDPLLSSHPSSQLQSLVLPHPENVPPSKNRLAANIRFLRQVHYPLLLNWFQSHSSPPVAIISDFFLGWTNEFASQVAVPRIIFSPSGAFAFSVSTYLWREQPQNDHPEDLNFSLSFPKVPNSPTYPWWQISHLYRMPKDADWEFFRNCNLANSESWGIIFNSFAELERVYLDHMKRKFQDDRVWAVGPVLPSDDDFKGAANRGGSSSVPCHDVLTWLDSRKDQSVVYVCFGSRTALTCKQMDELAAALEKSGVHFIWCVRQPVDQGQTAGDYGVLPDGFEDCVADRGFIIKGWAPQVAILRHHAVGAFLTHCGWNSVLEGIAAGVVMLTWPMGADQFTNAQLLVDQLHVGIRFGEGTLNVPESAELARILAQSVAETLPERLKAQKLQEEALGATKGGSSSTDLDGLVRRLNKLKLKRDGGAIN; from the coding sequence ATGTCCACCTCCTCCACAACCTGCTTGGGGGCGCACATCCTGGTCTACCCTTATCTGAGTTCTGGCCATATTATCCCCCTCCTAGATCTCACCAATTGCTTGCTCAACCGCGGCCTCATAATCACTGTTCTAGTCACCGCCAACAACTTGCCTTTGCTTGACCCGCTCCTTTCCTCCCACCCCTCCTCGCAGCTCCAGTCGTTGGTCTTACCTCACCCTGAAAATGTCCCTCCTTCTAAAAATCGACTTGCCGCTAACATACGATTCCTGCGCCAAGTCCACTATCCTCTCCTTCTCAATTGGTTCCAATCACATAGTTCCCCTCCTGTTGCTATTATCTCCGATTTTTTTCTCGGCTGGACTAACGAATTCGCCTCCCAGGTCGCTGTGCCACGCATTATCTTTTCGCCGTCGGGGGCCTTTGCTTTCTCTGTTTCGACTTACCTTTGGCGTGAACAACCGCAAAACGATCATCCGGAAGACCTGAATTTTTCACTTTCATTTCCTAAGGTTCCGAATTCCCCGACTTATCCCTGGTGGCAAATCTCTCACCTTTACAGGATGCCAAAAGACGCTGATTGGGAATTTTTCAGAAATTGCAACCTGGCTAATTCGGAGAGTTGGGGAATCATATTCAACTCATTCGCTGAGTTAGAACGCGTTTACCTTGATCACATGAAAAGGAAGTTTCAAGATGATCGCGTGTGGGCTGTAGGTCCAGTTTTACCGTCGGACGATGATTTCAAGGGAGCAGCTAACCGTGGCGGGTCCAGCTCCGTGCCATGTCATGATGTTCTGACATGGCTTGATTCCCGTAAAGACCAGTCAGTCGTGTACGTTTGCTTTGGAAGCCGAACAGCTCTGACGTGTAAGCAAATGGATGAGCTTGCAGCTGCGTTAGAGAAAAGCGGAGTTCATTTTATATGGTGCGTTAGGCAACCAGTGGACCAAGGCCAAACAGCAGGCGATTACGGTGTTCTGCCAGATGGATTTGAAGATTGCGTAGCTGACAGAGGATTCATTATAAAAGGATGGGCCCCGCAGGTAGCCATATTAAGGCATCATGCGGTTGGCGCTTTCTTGACTCACTGCGGATGGAACTCGGTGCTAGAAGGTATCGCAGCAGGCGTAGTGATGCTAACTTGGCCGATGGGCGCGGACCAGTTCACTAACGCGCAGCTACTAGTTGATCAGTTGCATGTGGGGATTCGATTTGGTGAGGGGACTCTGAACGTACCTGAGTCAGCAGAATTGGCTCGAATTTTGGCACAATCTGTAGCGGAAACTCTGCCGGAAAGATTGAAAGCCCAAAAATTGCAGGAGGAAGCCTTGGGTGCCACTAAAGGAGGGAGCTCCAGTACTGATTTGGATGGGTTGGTTCGAAGGCTAAACAAACTCAAACTTAAAAGGGATGGTGGTGCGATCAATTGA